A genomic window from Rattus norvegicus strain BN/NHsdMcwi chromosome 9, GRCr8, whole genome shotgun sequence includes:
- the Il17a gene encoding interleukin-17A precursor: MSPRRIPSMCLMLLLLLNLEATVKAAVLIPQSSVCPNAEANNFLQNVKVNLKVLNSLSSKASSRRPSDYLNRSTSPWTLSRNEDPDRYPSVIWEAQCRHQRCVNAEGKLDHHMNSVLIQQEILVLKREPEKCPFTFRVEKMLVGVGCTCVSSIVRHAS, encoded by the exons ATGAGTCCCCGGAGAATTCCATCCATG TGCCTGATGCTGTTGCTGCTACTGAACCTGGAGGCTACAGTGAAGGCAGCGGTACTCATCCCTCAAAGTTCAGTGTGTCCAAACGCCGAGGCCAATAACTTTCTCCAGAACGTGAAGGTCAACCTGAAAGTCCTCAACTCCCTTAGCTCAAAAGCGAGCTCCAGAAGGCCCTCAGACTACCTCAACCGTTCCACTTCACCCTGGACTCTGAG ccgcaatgaggaccctgataGATATCCTTCTGTGATCTGGGAGGCACAGTGCCGCCACCAGCGCTGTGTCAACGCTGAGGGGAAGTTGGACCACCACATGAATTCTGTTCTCATCCAGCAAGAGATCCTGGTCCTGAAGAGGGAGCCTGAGAAGTGCCCCTTCACTTTCCGGGTGGAGAAGATGCTGGTGGGCGTGGGCTGCACCTGCGTTTCCTCTATTGTCCGCCATGCGTCCTAA